The following is a genomic window from Polypterus senegalus isolate Bchr_013 chromosome 9, ASM1683550v1, whole genome shotgun sequence.
GACGCACACAAAGGTGAGGATTTTTTTGTTCTGTAAACTCTATGATGCCACTCCTGAATGTATGTGGTACAATAACAGCTTTGGGTAATATTCAACACTCGGTGTTCACTTACAAGGTAGGATTTATCATAAGCAGATAATTCTTTGCACAATTTGTTCGTAAGAGACAGCATGTTAGTTGTAATCGGGCCGACAGACATGCAGAAACTCATCCAGTTTATACCCTCCAACCAAACTCCAGTCTGCATGAGACCAGACACgagttgtaaaattagtgtattgTATATAATTTAAAAGCCAGATGTTGAAATGTAGTGACCAACAAAACCTTTACTTGAAATACCTTGTACACagcaaattgctgaaaaatgtttcagCTTGTCAGGTGTTCACGTTTTGTCAACAACTTACCTGACACTCTGCACAGAACTGAGAAATTCTTCACCTTCTCAGAtgatgtctttgtgggttttgtgCCATGCAAACACCTGCTACATGCTCTTGTACAGCTTGCTTTTCTGGCGTACTGCCTACTCCAGTTGAGACAACATTCTAGTTTTGCGAGGTTCATTCCGAACATCTAGGTGAGGCCCAAACAACGGTTCAAACCCAATGACTTCCACCCTCCTAAATCCTTTCATGCTTGCAAGGATAGGTGCAGCTTTCCCTTAACCAAGCTCTGGATAagagggtttagaaaatggatgaatgattcAGGAATACAGCAAACAGCCAACTGCAAACTTTGGTCCTGCCTGATTGAATTCTGACAAATCTCCTCTATACTGCAGGTACTATTCTGTTAGGATGTCCGTCTACAATAAAAACAAGTAGTCTTAGATATACATTACTTCATCTGAGAGctggaaacatttttttacatgcaGAGGGGGATGCCATAAAAATCACAGACATTGCTTTCAGTATCTTGCTAAAGTGATTTAATTTCATGGAAGAACTACTGTCCATGTTTGGCATTACTCATTTTGATTAAGGCTGTGCAAAAGTGCAACTTCAAACATAGACATTTTAGATGACCTGAATTTAATTTGAAGGCAACATAAAAggagtataaaataaaatttttcaagTTATGGTGGAGGAGTGAGGTGGACAAATTAAAAGGAACAATAAGTGGTGCACCAAATTCAAATCAAGTTCATTACAAATATGCAAAAGCATTACTTTGCATAGTGAACACCACAAACTGTCAGTTTTAATTAGTTTACCAAAAAGGTGCAGACACTCAAAAACGTAATTTAATATATGCTTGTTGGGAAGAGTTTTAgcacaattcaaaaataaatccAGTTAAGAGTCCTTTGGATAACAAACTCAACTACAAACTTGGCCCTGACTTCTACtcacattttgtattattattgattgCACTACACAGTACTGAATTATACCCAAGAAAGTTTGGTGAAAAAAAGCATTGCCAAGAGTTACGCTTCAATCTCTGTTAAACACTGGgtgaataaaacaatatttttttttttttgcaaagaattACACAATCATACAGCAAAGGCTAGATTTATCCTAGTTTAAAGAAtgagaaacactgaaaaatggcAATATTTTATCTACCTAGAAAGTGTCAAATATCTGCAACACTTTTGAAAATTCaaactactgtaaataaaaattgaactAAGCATGAATCAACAGGaatggattttaaaaaattttctgcaCTCCTTTTACACAAATCTGTATGCATGTCTATTTTTATACAGGGAGGCCCACAAAAAAGTGGCACGTCTCCTCCCAGATGACTCCTGAGATTTCTGCTACATGGATCATAGGCCCCATCTTCTTTGACACCGCTGAAATCGGAGGTGTATATGCAGATTTTTCGCCAGTTCTACACACAACTGACAGACTATGAACACGACCACTGTTACTTCCAGGAAGATGGTGTGACTCAACATACTTCCCACATATCTATGGCTACTATTCGGGAAGATTTCCCCGATGAAAGGATTATTAGCAAGGGCTTATGCCATCACTATCACCTGACATCATAACGTGCGACTATTACTTGTGGGGTCATTTAAAGGGCTGCGTGTATGAGACAAATCTACAGACTGTAAATTAACTGAAGTTGAACATTAAAAATTTGACACAGAATCAATCCCATGATTTGCAAAGAGTGTACATGAACATGCTGAAATGGGCACAGATGTATTGACGTACAAGGAGATCACTTCACCATCTTTTGTGAATTTAAATAACAAAtctgatcatttttctcttcaccacatAATGCAATTGTGTCTGTGGAGGCGGGccaatttttcatataaaataaaatttatcaaGTCATGGTGGAGGGATGATCGGAGGTggacatatacatacacacacataaatacatatacaatacATTAACAAGAATTTTGTTGCCACCCTGAAAACAACCGAATGGTTAGACAGGCAAAAGGCAAAGCAATTTAAGGGCAAACAAAAGTTATCAAAACTTGTGAACCAAAATCTAAAATACTGCAAATAATTACTCCAGTAGCAAGGAGATGGTACATTTCTAAAAGAAGCAAACTAAGAAACACACCATTAGTGCTTAAAATGAAATTCCAAATGCATGACTATGGCATGTAACACCCCCAAAACCAATCTTTGTTGCATTTAATATACTTCTGTAACCTAAATCTTCCTGTTCCCATTCAGGAAACATGAACTATTGTGAAAAATGTGCAACACTAATGACATCAACAATTTTAGAATATTACACTCAAACGAGAGTTAAGTAAgtaaaggcttttatttttttcaagttcCATAGAAACTAAACTTTTACTTCTTTTTCTCCACATCTTGCTCAGCTGCTTCCTTGGCTCTCTTAGCACGAATACCAAAGAGTCTAGCATTGGCACGTGCCATACGCAGGCTAGCAAATGCTTGGAacttcttctcctcttctgtgATTACCCGTGCCTTCTCTTTCTTGTAAATCTGCACAGAAAATACTTTGTCAGAACATAAACTAAAAACCATTTATCTTACACATTATTTTGCTAACTTATCTGTAacctgcatttttcttttccaagtgTATGTAACTGCACTCAAACACTTCACCAGTAGTCTATAGCAGACAAATTAAACTGCATCATTACCACCATCACAATGGTTTAACTTAGAATTTTATACTTAAAAACTACACTGCAATGGACTAGCAGcagattgttcctgccctgtgcttgctgggatagactccagtccCCCTCAGCCCTAACTCATGATTAAGCAGGCTTCGAAGATGATAACTATCCAAACATTTTCACGTAAAGCTGTAGCAGCAGACACATTTGTTTCCAATTTGTCTTTCAGTTAAATTCCCATAAAATTAGATAAAACAGTACAGTATTTAACAAAGGAAAATATTCCATAAGCAAATATGTCTACTGTGCAAATACTCAGGGCTGACGAATTTACTGACAACTATAGATTTTTGGTACTGCTTCTCTTTGGAGAATaattgggtactgctggtttgacacgGTGTTAAATGAGCGTCGCTCGTGTCTCGAATGAGGCACAaaacctgcattatgagggagcgtcagttacggcactacagcaattcccccgagggtgatccggttcACAGGATCCTCgctgttgaggacccaagtgcctggaccaggccaaggggacgcccatgcaAGACCTTGCtgtggcagataaagggtcatttccggagggtgggactggattatGTGTCTGCCTGTGAGGTTGCCAAACAGgaccccgagctgtttcgtcatgtggtgggtgcagcaacacgctataccagtgcattctccccaacctgacctgacagatttattgttgtatttaactattatttttattgcaatcTACCCTATAATGTAGATACTATATTGACAGTACTTACATTTCTGACTGGCATGACAGTTCCAGTGAGCTGGGTGGCCATTTTAAGCTCTTCAGGCTAATAGGGAAGAgagatgaggaaaaaattaaacacaagatAATCATCTAATTCTTGTTACAATTAGAACATACTGTACAAAAAGGTATTAATTACAATTAAGTTATTGGAAGGTTTAGTCATTTCTAGATTAGTGTTCCAGTGTTTGTAGAGTAAGGAAATTATTAAAATCTTCTATGTCCCTTGTGTATGTTTCTGATTTCTGCTCCCTACTACAAAAAAGCTGATTAAACATATGTGCCAGCATTTCTTAATCTTTTTGGGTCTGTGGATcccaaaacaaaacagttttgatCCGCAGagcacaataaaaaatgaaaactgtttcaTGTTACAAGCATAATAAGAACAAATGAGAAGAATATGATCTCATTATATTCAAAATATCATGAATATTTGATACAAGATTTGTTAACACTTTGAATGGAAGGAATGAGTAAAATGGTATCTCAATGAGTCAGTCAAGATGggacaaataaaaattgtatctCAATATACGGCCACTTTAGGCACTGCTAGCTTACGGGCTATCACTGCTGTGATATCTGTTACCTACTGCTGaggttttgaaattgttgcaagGTGAATATTTTGATGACGATGATCAAGATGGTGATAATCAACTGCGTTATGCAGAATCTGTTGGCTACTGCAACTAATTGAGATAGAGGCTCTGAAGGAATTTCTTCATCACAACTGTTGTGACAGTATTATATGGACAGTCCATCACCCAATGACTGCAAAAAGTCACAAgctaccaaatgtgttgtgtacAGCAAGCGTAGACGGCACTAATGTGTCATTTCTAACGCATGTTTCTAAGCCTGTACTCTAGGTGTTGCCATGCTTTCAAGACTCTCCTTTAAATGCAGATTTTTAGTTATGTTCCAGGTGAAAAGtaataaatgtttctttaaatcATTGAGAATTACTAATTAAGTTTACAATAAACCACTGATTctaatatatatttctttactgTGTTAAAGACAACTTTAATGTAGGTGTCATATTTAGCCTATTTTGATCATTTGTGCTTTGTTGCAGTAACAATTGATAATCTACTTTTACATAAGCACATAGAATCAAACTGGAGTAGGAACCTAAATGCTTACACACTTAAAAGTCTAAATTtacaatgatttttattttacctataatttaacaaaaagtaaaCTAGTGTTTAAATTTAACACACAAGGAAAGATCAGTCAATACATCTTGATTCGCAGACAGATCATTACTCATTCATCAAGGTTAAATGAATCCAGAACTCCTTTACGAaacagtgtgcaaactgatgacattttgtaaaatatttatcaagttttaGCTGGTTAAAACTGTAATCTTCATGTCTACCTTTTTTTTGGTTGGCTACATTTTCAAGTTATcaaaaaaagttgttttcaaTTCATTGTAtctaaaatgtgctatataaataaaaggttgtGGTAAAGTTTAAACTTTCTTCTTCGGGTctattttgttatacatgttgAATACTGCTTTACTTGTTTCCTGAACGGATAAAACTTTAAAAGCTGATGTCCGTCTGTAATGTACAACAACGTCATGTTCTTATCTGTATCTTTTTAGAATTGCAAAAGGTCATAGTTTGTTTGATAGGAATGTAATTTCTGCTCTTAGATCATCACAAAgaccttttaaaaatgtgaccacaataaaaacagcaacccactgaatgtaataataaaattaacttgTGCTTATTCATACCGGTAATAAAATAACTACAATATAAATACGTTCAACTGAGCTATTAAGCACAACTTTAAGCAAGGTAACAAATACAAAACTGCATGTATCAAAACAGATACTTTCTAGTTTGGGTCACCTCAGATCAGTGCCACACTGATCAACAATCAGTGTTGCGTCAAATGCAGGCTATCTGTAGATAATCACTAATACAAGGCATTACAACTGATGGCTCATGGAACACCTAAACAATGTTTGCTGCATGTGATGTACACAAAGCACTTTAAAGGTATTAAGAGGTAAAAATATTGAATTGCTAAATTTAATCCTGAAACTAGTTTACTTTGATATATGTACAATACATATGAAAGAAAATATCCAGTTATCAGAAAATTCAGGGTTAAAATGAATCATCAAAATTAGTGCAGAGATTCCGGAGATTTTCTCATCATTTAACTGGACTGTATACTTTGGCCAAGAATTTTAGGAAGTGCTTTTCCTCGCATGCATACATTGATAATTTTCCCATATTTAAAGTTAATTTATACAAATGAAAATTCTAATTTTTGTTTTCCCCCTTCAAACACAAATACTCACAGAGCTATCTCCCTTCTTTGGTGCTGAGGCCTTCCTGGGGAAGAGGACGAGTTTGGAGCGGTACTCCTTCAAACGTTGGACATTTGCCTGCAGCGATTCAGTGGATTTGTTTCTGCGACGAGGATCTACTGAAATGCCAATAGTAGCAGCCACTCTTTTGTTAATGCCAGAAGCCTGATAAGAAAAGACATATATGAACTCAATGGAAGAGGTAAACATTAAAGCAAGGACAGATTTGAGATTTAAAAACCGGTTCCAAAACAGCCTGCATTATCATTTGCAGGAGTGCTACTAACTTCCCTCAATATAAACCTAGCTTCAATTtgccattaaaaacaaaaaatgcaagccAAGTACTTGTGAAAAATActactttatttaaacaaacttcAGCTTGAAAAAAATTCCACAATATTGGATATCTTCAGACATATTTACAACTGTGTAGACTGATAATGAATTAAAGATATTGCTTTGGAAATGTAGGGCACTGGAACAAGCAGCAGCCTTTTTGCAGAAGCTCCATATTTCTCAccgtttttcattttgttttctgaactTATTTACTAGTTACAAGTACCATgttcaaaatgatcaaaataattGATTCCATTATTGATAGTGGAACAGCTGAAAATGCTTTTCAAAAGTCTAAAACTTTCATGTGAAAAATTAACTGTTTTCCCCCCACTCAACGTCACATCTGTCAATCAGGAAAAAAACTAAATGCCAACTCAGATTATTTTCAATTCCAACTACTGCAATAAATATATTAGTCACTTAACTATATATCAAAactataaaatgcaataaaattgtGAAGTATGCCAATGCCATATTAAAATGACACAATATTGTTCAAACTATTTCTGTATAACTATGACTGCTGATGCTAAACCAGCCCTGAAAAATGAAGTACACAGCATTGAAAATCAATAGAGATTTAAAGGCCAGAGATTTTAAACCACAAGATTGCTGCTTCAATCTTCACCatcctgtgtgaccctgagcaagttccTTAACCTAACCTGTGAtccaacttaaaaaaatgtatttaagcagTTCATCTTCATCTGAAAAAGGCATCAGTTAATTGACACCGCTAAATAACTAAGGGTGATAAAATTCCACTTTTCAACAAGCAAATTAGAATTGTGTATTTTAAGTGCTGAGAAGCTTGACAAGGAATCAGAACTATATAATCTTTAATTACATCAACCAAGAAGGTCAAAAAGTTAACATTACAGGTGGTTAACAGTCAACACACGGAGACTAGCACTAAAACAAATCTCGCATAGATGAGCTTCAGGTACGAAGTCTCATGTTTGACTGACATATAGTAGTAACTTCTACATACGCTTAGTAAACCAGATTAGCTGCACTTCACTCATACTACAGACAATTACAGCTGGGAAATGCATTGGGATGTGCCCAACAATGAAACAGGAGCTGCTGTACGGTCTTACTTTACTCTAAAGCCTAAGGGACCCAAGGCCACTGGACcatccttattccaaaattacTTGCCTACTTCATATAACTGCTCTTTAACATGACATCAGCGATTCACCATATGAATGATcattacaatgcaacatttagcagtcttgtttcattttttttgaagCATATAAACACAACAACAGTACAGCTAGGGGAAAGTAACAAATGCATTTAATGGGCTTGACAATTTTGTCTTGTTAATTATGTGCAATACAGATGGATTACAGGCTAGACGTCCACATGATCATCACCATCAAGTTATTCCATGTGAACCCCgaatacaataaggactgattgaggtcatttatgttagatataATGTCTAGAgcgggctgggcggtcttgtggccttggaac
Proteins encoded in this region:
- the rpl13 gene encoding 60S ribosomal protein L13, which gives rise to MAPSRNGMILNPHFHKDWQRRVRTWFNQPARKIRRRKARQAKARRIAPRPVAGPLRPIVRCPTIRYHTKVRAGRGFSLEELKASGINKRVAATIGISVDPRRRNKSTESLQANVQRLKEYRSKLVLFPRKASAPKKGDSSPEELKMATQLTGTVMPVRNIYKKEKARVITEEEKKFQAFASLRMARANARLFGIRAKRAKEAAEQDVEKKK